Proteins encoded in a region of the Puniceibacterium sp. IMCC21224 genome:
- a CDS encoding CaiB/BaiF CoA-transferase family protein has product MLHRQRANATEIQTEATMNQGVLAGKTVVELGSMIAAPFATHILQQLGATVIKVEPPVGETTRKLVRGGPSGSFLAFNRGKKSLCLDLQKPQGKKVFRKLVEDADVVIHNLSPSASKKLGVTFDDCNALNPNIIFCAIKGYGDGPLSQEVASNPIAEAATGIMFSNRIDGRPSRLGPSYHDQFAGCYAVISVLAALLSKDETKRNIELGLYETGLHIAARDLLGVQLKSQLLGRPETEPSAEFSIPGYGSYEGSDGRWVYLVMLTDDHWRKFCAALQIEQIDDLTTLRERRRERSRVEAIVRNAVAQYEYDVLAALLSKHGVGFTEVLSADRVLSAAQAQAPGKYSEFEFKEYEFQAPDLPIPILVRSDELTTAPPLLGENTDEILASLGFDTAEVSDILDSRAAIPADTEQALWSLPKARG; this is encoded by the coding sequence ATGCTGCACCGCCAAAGGGCGAACGCAACAGAAATTCAGACGGAGGCGACCATGAACCAAGGCGTATTGGCAGGAAAGACAGTGGTCGAATTGGGGAGCATGATAGCGGCTCCATTCGCGACACATATTCTCCAACAATTGGGCGCAACCGTCATCAAAGTCGAACCTCCGGTTGGCGAGACAACCAGAAAACTGGTGCGCGGCGGTCCAAGCGGAAGCTTTCTCGCCTTTAACCGCGGCAAGAAAAGCCTCTGCCTCGATTTACAGAAACCTCAGGGGAAAAAGGTATTTCGCAAGCTTGTAGAGGACGCCGATGTCGTCATTCACAATCTGTCGCCCAGTGCGTCCAAGAAGCTTGGCGTGACGTTCGACGATTGTAATGCCCTGAATCCAAATATTATTTTTTGCGCCATCAAAGGCTATGGAGATGGTCCGCTTTCACAAGAAGTCGCATCGAACCCGATTGCCGAGGCAGCCACCGGCATCATGTTTTCCAATCGCATCGATGGACGCCCTTCGCGGCTTGGCCCGTCCTATCACGACCAGTTCGCTGGCTGCTATGCTGTCATCTCTGTTCTCGCAGCACTGCTGTCCAAGGACGAAACCAAGCGCAACATCGAACTTGGCCTGTATGAAACCGGCCTTCACATCGCGGCGCGCGATCTGCTCGGTGTTCAGCTCAAATCGCAACTCCTTGGCCGTCCCGAAACCGAACCGTCGGCCGAATTCAGTATTCCCGGCTATGGATCGTACGAGGGTAGCGACGGGCGCTGGGTCTATCTGGTCATGCTCACCGACGATCACTGGCGCAAGTTCTGCGCAGCACTACAGATCGAGCAGATTGACGACCTGACAACCCTGCGCGAACGCCGCCGCGAGCGCTCCCGCGTTGAAGCAATTGTTCGCAATGCCGTCGCGCAATACGAATATGACGTGCTTGCTGCGCTCCTCTCTAAACATGGCGTCGGCTTTACCGAAGTACTTTCTGCCGACCGCGTGCTGAGCGCGGCCCAGGCGCAGGCACCGGGCAAGTATTCCGAGTTTGAGTTCAAAGAGTATGAATTTCAGGCGCCTGACCTGCCAATCCCGATCCTGGTGCGCAGCGACGAATTGACGACTGCGCCGCCACTGTTGGGCGAAAACACCGATGAAATCCTCGCGTCGCTCGGATTTGATACGGCAGAGGTATCCGATATCCTCGACTCACGCGCAGCAATCCCCGCTGACACAGAACAAGCGCTCTGGTCCCTGCCCAAGGCGCGCGGATAA